One genomic region from Streptomyces venezuelae encodes:
- a CDS encoding DUF3180 domain-containing protein codes for MKQLRLKVLTGLFLVAGILSWGGARLWDSVGTLPSVPIAAPIVLAVIAVVLTATALSIRIRLKAQRERRPGAKGVEPLMAARAVVFGQASALVAALVAGMYGGTGVFLLGSLDVPARRDQALYAALAVVAGIGVIAAALFLERVCKLPEDDDENRSPAT; via the coding sequence GTGAAACAACTGCGGCTGAAGGTGCTCACCGGACTGTTCCTCGTGGCGGGCATCCTCTCCTGGGGCGGCGCCCGCCTGTGGGACTCCGTCGGCACCCTCCCCAGCGTGCCGATCGCCGCACCGATCGTCCTCGCCGTGATCGCGGTCGTCCTCACGGCGACCGCCCTCTCGATCCGCATCCGCCTCAAGGCCCAGCGCGAGCGCCGCCCCGGCGCCAAGGGCGTCGAGCCCCTGATGGCGGCCCGCGCGGTGGTCTTCGGCCAGGCGAGCGCACTGGTGGCCGCCCTCGTCGCCGGCATGTACGGCGGCACGGGCGTCTTCCTCCTCGGCTCCCTCGACGTCCCGGCCCGCCGCGACCAGGCCCTCTACGCGGCCCTCGCGGTGGTCGCGGGCATCGGCGTCATCGCGGCGGCCCTCTTCCTGGAGCGCGTCTGCAAACTCCCGGAGGACGACGACGAGAACCGGTCGCCGGCAACCTAG
- a CDS encoding alpha/beta hydrolase has protein sequence MGLISNKVLVLAVVLAVALFLVTVWLWPRLARRGWRAVVGRVGLLLVTQVALFAAVGLAANRSFLFYGSWADLFGQEQDMGVVVDHSAAAKDVQVVEKQGLKVPGGSRPEVGGQIQKVVVKGERSGITSPAYVYLPPEYFQERYAKNTFPASVVLTGYPGTAENLLKGLKYPRTAYTQAKAGKMQPMILVMLRPTVAPPRDTECVDIPGGPQTETFFAEDLPKAVSETYRVGTKPRNWGFMGNSTGGYCALKIALHHPDRYAAGAGFSAYYKAAEDVTTGDLFHGDDRLRKRGNLLWSLDHLPQGKSSFLVTTSKQGEGNLKGTLDFIKKVKSPARVSSITLESGGHNFNTWNREIPPGLVWMAGRLSAA, from the coding sequence ATGGGGCTCATCAGCAACAAAGTCCTCGTGCTGGCCGTGGTGCTGGCCGTGGCGCTGTTCCTCGTCACCGTCTGGCTCTGGCCGCGGCTCGCGCGGCGCGGCTGGCGTGCGGTCGTGGGGCGGGTGGGGTTGCTGCTCGTGACCCAGGTGGCGCTGTTCGCGGCGGTCGGTCTCGCGGCGAACCGTTCCTTCCTCTTCTACGGCTCCTGGGCCGACCTGTTCGGGCAGGAGCAGGACATGGGGGTGGTCGTCGACCACTCGGCCGCCGCGAAGGACGTGCAGGTGGTGGAGAAGCAGGGGCTGAAGGTGCCGGGCGGGTCCCGGCCGGAGGTCGGCGGCCAGATACAGAAGGTCGTCGTCAAGGGGGAGCGGTCGGGGATCACCTCGCCGGCCTACGTCTACCTGCCGCCGGAGTACTTCCAGGAGCGGTACGCGAAGAACACGTTCCCGGCGTCGGTGGTGCTCACCGGCTACCCGGGCACGGCGGAGAACCTGCTCAAGGGCCTGAAGTACCCGAGGACGGCGTACACCCAGGCGAAGGCCGGGAAGATGCAGCCGATGATCCTGGTGATGCTGCGTCCGACGGTGGCGCCGCCGCGGGACACCGAGTGCGTGGACATTCCGGGCGGCCCGCAGACGGAGACCTTCTTCGCCGAGGATCTGCCGAAGGCGGTCTCGGAGACGTACCGCGTGGGGACGAAGCCCCGGAACTGGGGCTTCATGGGGAACTCGACCGGTGGGTACTGCGCGCTGAAGATCGCGCTGCACCACCCGGACCGGTACGCGGCGGGGGCGGGCTTCTCGGCGTACTACAAGGCGGCGGAGGACGTGACGACGGGCGACCTCTTCCACGGCGACGACCGGCTGCGGAAGCGGGGGAACCTGCTGTGGAGCCTGGACCACCTGCCGCAGGGGAAGTCGTCGTTCCTGGTGACGACGTCGAAGCAGGGCGAGGGCAATCTGAAGGGGACGCTCGACTTCATCAAGAAGGTGAAGAGCCCGGCGCGGGTCTCGTCGATCACGCTGGAGAGCGGCGGCCACAACTTCAACACGTGGAACCGCGAGATCCCGCCGGGTCTGGTCTGGATGGCGGGGCGGCTCAGCGCGGCCTGA
- a CDS encoding ABC transporter ATP-binding protein, whose amino-acid sequence MIRFEHVTKRYADGTTAVDDLSFEVAEGELVTLVGPSGCGKTTTMMMVNRLVEPTSGRVLVDGRDIAGVDPVALRRKIGYVIQQVGLFPHRTVLDNTATVPALLGWKKAAARARAAELLDLVGLDPAVYGSRYPAQLSGGQRQRVGVARALAADPPVLLMDEPFGAVDPVVRERLQNEFLALQATVRKTVLLVTHDIEEAVRMGDRMAVYGQGRIEQFDTPATVLGSPATPYVADFVGNDRGLKRLAVTPVTEADLDIWKGSREGDAGGPEEYEDGTHVPLGTSLKDALAVLLQHDTGRLTVTGADGRSVGVLTPEGVHRALRRATAD is encoded by the coding sequence ATGATCCGGTTCGAGCACGTGACCAAGCGGTACGCGGACGGCACCACGGCTGTCGACGACCTCTCCTTCGAGGTCGCCGAGGGCGAACTCGTCACCCTGGTCGGGCCGTCCGGCTGCGGCAAGACGACCACGATGATGATGGTCAACCGGCTCGTCGAACCGACCTCCGGGCGCGTCCTCGTCGACGGCCGCGACATCGCCGGCGTCGACCCGGTCGCCCTGCGCCGCAAGATCGGCTACGTCATCCAGCAGGTCGGGCTCTTCCCCCACCGCACGGTCCTCGACAACACCGCGACCGTCCCCGCCCTCCTCGGCTGGAAGAAGGCCGCCGCACGCGCGCGTGCCGCCGAACTCCTCGACCTCGTCGGCCTCGACCCGGCCGTCTACGGCTCCCGCTACCCCGCCCAGCTCTCCGGCGGACAGCGCCAGCGCGTCGGCGTCGCCCGCGCGCTCGCCGCCGACCCGCCCGTCCTCCTCATGGACGAGCCCTTCGGCGCCGTCGACCCCGTCGTCCGCGAGCGCCTCCAGAACGAGTTCCTCGCGCTCCAGGCCACCGTCCGCAAGACCGTCCTCCTCGTCACCCACGACATCGAGGAGGCCGTCCGCATGGGCGACCGCATGGCCGTCTACGGGCAGGGCCGCATCGAGCAGTTCGACACCCCCGCCACCGTGCTCGGCTCCCCCGCCACCCCGTACGTCGCGGACTTCGTCGGCAACGACCGCGGGCTCAAGCGGCTCGCCGTCACGCCCGTCACCGAGGCCGACCTCGACATCTGGAAGGGAAGCCGCGAAGGGGACGCCGGAGGGCCCGAGGAATACGAAGACGGTACCCATGTACCCCTCGGGACCTCCCTCAAGGACGCGCTCGCCGTACTCCTCCAGCACGACACCGGCCGGCTCACCGTGACCGGCGCCGACGGCCGCTCGGTCGGCGTCCTCACCCCGGAGGGGGTCCACCGCGCCCTGCGCAGGGCCACCGCCGACTGA
- a CDS encoding GNAT family N-acetyltransferase has product MTYRLALLTAAEAARRREELIALCAQAFGGSPWHEPPLGAVRTVDRLLDSAARKGDFCAAAAYAADEPDDAGAALLGFAAGWTDTALSGGEPTFELAELVVAPGHQGQGIGSSLHDGLLVVGSPGPALLMTLDVPELTDRYTRWGWQVVDRRRPGKEQRDYVVMRRA; this is encoded by the coding sequence GTGACGTACCGCCTCGCCCTCCTCACGGCGGCCGAGGCGGCCCGACGCCGCGAGGAACTGATCGCCCTGTGCGCCCAGGCCTTCGGCGGATCCCCCTGGCACGAGCCCCCGCTCGGCGCCGTACGCACCGTGGACCGGCTGCTCGACAGCGCCGCGCGGAAGGGCGACTTCTGCGCGGCCGCCGCGTACGCCGCCGACGAACCCGACGATGCCGGCGCCGCCCTGCTCGGCTTCGCGGCCGGATGGACCGACACCGCGCTGTCCGGCGGCGAGCCCACCTTCGAACTCGCCGAGCTGGTCGTCGCCCCCGGCCACCAGGGCCAGGGCATCGGCAGCTCCCTCCACGACGGGCTGCTGGTGGTCGGGTCGCCCGGACCGGCCCTGCTCATGACCCTCGACGTACCGGAACTGACGGACCGGTACACGCGCTGGGGCTGGCAGGTCGTGGACCGCCGGCGCCCCGGCAAGGAGCAGCGCGACTACGTGGTGATGCGCCGGGCCTGA
- the folK gene encoding 2-amino-4-hydroxy-6-hydroxymethyldihydropteridine diphosphokinase yields the protein MKPTQSDPTVQPVPASVVATVDAADTTLSNPRWAVLALGANLGNRLETLQGAVDALGDTPGLRVKAVSPVYETAPWGVEPGTQPSYLNAVALVKTTLPPSSLLERAHAVEEAFHRVREERWGARTIDVDIITYADVVSEDPVLTLPHPRAHERAFVLAPWHDVDPAAQLPGRGAVADLLSALGGEGVTPRVDLELRLPE from the coding sequence ATGAAGCCGACACAGAGCGACCCCACCGTCCAGCCCGTACCGGCCTCCGTCGTCGCCACCGTCGACGCGGCCGACACGACCCTGTCCAACCCCCGCTGGGCCGTCCTCGCCCTCGGCGCGAACCTCGGCAACCGCCTGGAGACCCTCCAGGGCGCCGTCGACGCCCTCGGCGACACCCCCGGCCTCCGGGTCAAAGCCGTCTCCCCCGTCTACGAGACGGCCCCCTGGGGCGTCGAGCCCGGCACCCAGCCCTCCTACCTCAACGCCGTCGCCCTCGTGAAGACGACGCTGCCGCCCTCCTCACTCCTGGAGCGGGCCCACGCCGTCGAGGAGGCCTTCCACCGCGTCCGCGAGGAACGCTGGGGCGCCCGCACCATCGACGTCGACATCATCACGTACGCCGACGTGGTCTCCGAGGACCCCGTCCTCACCCTCCCGCACCCCCGCGCCCACGAGCGCGCCTTCGTCCTCGCCCCCTGGCACGACGTGGACCCCGCCGCCCAGCTCCCCGGCCGCGGCGCCGTCGCCGATCTGCTCTCCGCACTCGGCGGCGAGGGCGTCACTCCCCGTGTCGACCTGGAACTCCGTCTGCCCGAGTAG
- a CDS encoding ABC transporter permease — MSTPNCLVTNDWICGEYLRTRSEDLTEATLQHVGITVVSVLLALLVAVPLALLVRARPRFAGPVLGLTTLLYTVPSLAMFSLLLPVFGLSAALVVTGLVLYALTILVRNTLAGLDAVPAETREAARGMGYGSWRLLWQVELPLALPVLMAGIRMATVSTIALTTVGSVVGRGGLGNLIEDALPTFFKAQVLAASVLCVLLAVTADLLLLGLQRLLTPWTRIRTAPGGA; from the coding sequence ATGAGCACGCCGAACTGTCTGGTCACCAACGACTGGATATGCGGGGAGTATCTGCGCACGCGCAGCGAAGACCTGACGGAGGCGACCCTCCAGCATGTGGGAATCACGGTCGTGTCCGTGCTCCTCGCGCTCCTCGTCGCGGTGCCGCTGGCGCTGCTGGTGCGGGCGAGGCCGCGGTTCGCGGGCCCGGTCCTCGGGCTGACGACCCTGCTCTACACGGTGCCGTCGCTTGCGATGTTCTCGCTGCTCCTGCCCGTCTTCGGGCTCTCGGCGGCGCTCGTCGTGACCGGCCTCGTGCTGTACGCGCTGACGATCCTCGTGCGGAACACGCTGGCCGGGCTCGACGCCGTGCCGGCCGAGACGCGCGAGGCCGCCCGGGGCATGGGGTACGGCTCATGGCGCCTGCTGTGGCAGGTCGAACTCCCACTGGCGCTGCCGGTGTTGATGGCCGGCATACGGATGGCGACGGTCTCCACGATCGCGCTGACGACGGTCGGCTCGGTCGTCGGCCGCGGCGGGCTCGGCAATCTCATCGAGGACGCCCTGCCGACCTTCTTCAAGGCGCAGGTGCTCGCCGCCTCCGTGCTGTGCGTGCTGCTCGCCGTCACCGCCGACCTGCTGCTCCTGGGGCTCCAGCGGCTCCTCACCCCGTGGACCCGGATACGGACCGCGCCGGGGGGTGCGTGA
- a CDS encoding ABC transporter permease — MEIVTGAWAWLTTGAHWTGEEGIGQRLAEHVYVSGAALLIASAVALPLGLWLGHLGRGGALAVNVANVGRAVPVFAVLALFMVSPLRNAGYVPTVVALVLFAIPPLLTNAYVGVREVDRAAVRAARGMGMTGGQVFRRVELPLAGPVVMTGVRSAAVQVVATATVAAMVGQGGLGRIITAGFALYDTAQVVAGAVLVALLALLVEAVLAGADRLLTNRRTSE, encoded by the coding sequence GTGGAGATCGTGACGGGCGCCTGGGCCTGGCTCACCACCGGCGCGCACTGGACCGGCGAGGAGGGCATCGGGCAGCGGCTCGCGGAGCACGTGTACGTCAGCGGGGCGGCCCTGCTGATCGCCTCGGCGGTCGCGCTGCCGCTCGGGCTGTGGCTCGGCCATCTCGGCCGGGGCGGGGCGCTCGCGGTGAACGTGGCCAACGTGGGCCGGGCGGTCCCCGTCTTCGCGGTCCTCGCGCTGTTCATGGTCTCGCCCCTGCGGAACGCCGGCTATGTGCCGACCGTCGTCGCCCTCGTCCTCTTCGCGATACCGCCGCTCCTCACCAACGCGTACGTGGGGGTGCGGGAGGTGGACCGGGCCGCGGTGCGGGCCGCGCGGGGCATGGGGATGACGGGCGGTCAGGTGTTCCGGCGCGTCGAACTGCCGCTGGCGGGGCCGGTGGTGATGACCGGGGTGCGTTCGGCGGCGGTGCAGGTCGTCGCCACGGCGACGGTCGCCGCGATGGTCGGCCAGGGCGGCCTCGGCCGGATCATCACGGCCGGCTTCGCCCTCTACGACACGGCACAGGTGGTCGCGGGCGCGGTGCTGGTGGCCCTGCTCGCCCTCCTGGTGGAGGCGGTCCTCGCGGGAGCGGACCGGCTCCTGACGAACAGGCGAACAAGCGAATGA
- a CDS encoding phosphatidylglycerol lysyltransferase domain-containing protein: MSVTVDGDKSRLVPVQVRRILRGPRPEKVPALVGTACTLIGLIDIAAGVFPRFRASRMHAIAEVLPGTLGPLSAALSLSAGVLLLLLAHGLKRHKRRAWRAAVVLLPIGAAAQFVWRHSVIGALFSLALLALLLRHRDEFAALPDPRSRWRALANFVVMGAGSIALGLVIVSAHPRRVVGDPSLTDRLEHVLYGLFGVEGPVAYTRGVDWTVGYSLGALGMLTALTTIYLAFRPEHPAALLTDDDETRLRALLDQHGGRDSLGHFALRHDKGVVFSPSGKAAVCYRVVSGVMLASGDPIGDVEAWPGAIERFMDEAKAHSWTPAVMGCSETGGQVWTRETGLDALELGDEAIVDVADFSLSGRAMRNVRQMVKRIERNGYTTQVRRVRDLDDAELERVRRAAADWRGTDTERGFSMALGRIGAAGDGDAVIATAHKDDPDDPAHPASPYGDLKAIIHFVPWGPDGMSLELMRRDRSADPGMNELLIVAALQASPALGIERVSLNFAMFRAALARGEKIGAGPVLRVWRGLLVFLSRWFQIESLYKFNAKFRPRWEPRFVVYRKSRDLPRIGLAAMRAEGFVTVSLPRLFPHRRPPRTPRPCAHIVPTLTTAPAPAEREVQAA, from the coding sequence ATGTCTGTCACGGTAGATGGGGACAAATCGCGATTGGTTCCGGTTCAGGTACGCCGGATTCTGCGCGGCCCCCGCCCCGAGAAGGTCCCCGCCCTCGTCGGCACGGCCTGCACCCTCATCGGCCTCATCGACATCGCCGCCGGAGTCTTCCCCCGCTTCCGCGCCAGCCGCATGCACGCGATCGCCGAAGTCCTCCCCGGCACCCTCGGCCCCCTCTCCGCCGCCCTCTCCCTCAGCGCCGGCGTCCTCCTCCTGCTCCTCGCCCACGGCCTCAAGCGCCACAAGCGCCGGGCCTGGCGCGCCGCCGTCGTCCTCCTCCCCATCGGCGCCGCCGCCCAGTTCGTCTGGCGCCACTCCGTCATCGGCGCCCTCTTCTCCCTCGCGCTCCTCGCCCTCCTGCTGCGCCACCGCGACGAGTTCGCCGCCCTCCCCGACCCGCGCAGCCGCTGGCGGGCACTCGCCAACTTCGTCGTCATGGGCGCCGGATCCATCGCCCTCGGCCTCGTCATCGTCAGCGCCCACCCCCGCCGCGTCGTCGGCGACCCCAGCCTCACCGACCGCCTCGAACACGTCCTGTACGGACTCTTCGGCGTCGAAGGCCCCGTCGCCTACACCCGCGGCGTCGACTGGACCGTCGGCTACTCCCTCGGCGCCCTCGGCATGCTCACCGCCCTCACCACCATCTACCTCGCCTTCCGCCCCGAGCACCCGGCCGCCCTCCTCACCGACGACGACGAGACCCGACTGCGCGCCCTCCTCGACCAGCACGGCGGCCGCGACTCCCTCGGCCACTTCGCCCTCCGCCACGACAAGGGCGTCGTCTTCTCCCCCAGCGGCAAGGCCGCCGTCTGCTACCGCGTCGTCTCCGGCGTGATGCTCGCCAGCGGCGACCCCATCGGCGACGTCGAGGCCTGGCCCGGCGCCATCGAACGCTTCATGGACGAGGCCAAGGCCCACTCCTGGACCCCCGCCGTCATGGGCTGCTCCGAGACCGGCGGCCAGGTCTGGACCCGCGAGACCGGCCTCGACGCCCTCGAACTGGGTGACGAGGCGATCGTCGACGTCGCCGACTTCTCCCTCTCGGGCCGCGCCATGCGCAACGTCCGCCAGATGGTCAAGCGCATCGAACGCAACGGCTACACCACCCAGGTCCGCCGCGTCCGCGACCTCGACGACGCAGAGCTGGAACGAGTCCGCCGCGCCGCCGCCGACTGGCGCGGCACCGACACCGAGCGCGGCTTCTCCATGGCCCTCGGCCGCATCGGCGCCGCCGGCGACGGAGACGCCGTCATAGCCACCGCCCACAAGGACGATCCCGACGACCCGGCCCACCCCGCCTCCCCCTACGGAGACCTGAAGGCGATCATCCACTTCGTGCCCTGGGGCCCGGACGGCATGTCGCTCGAACTCATGCGCCGCGACCGCTCCGCCGACCCCGGCATGAACGAACTCCTCATCGTCGCCGCCCTCCAGGCCTCCCCCGCCCTCGGCATCGAGCGCGTCTCCCTCAACTTCGCGATGTTCCGCGCCGCCCTCGCACGCGGCGAGAAGATCGGCGCGGGACCCGTCCTGCGCGTCTGGCGCGGACTCCTCGTCTTCCTCTCCCGCTGGTTCCAGATCGAGTCGCTCTACAAGTTCAACGCCAAGTTCCGGCCACGCTGGGAACCCCGCTTCGTCGTCTACCGCAAGAGCCGCGACCTGCCCCGCATCGGCCTCGCCGCCATGCGCGCCGAAGGATTCGTCACCGTCTCCCTCCCCCGCCTGTTCCCGCACCGCCGCCCGCCCCGCACCCCGCGCCCCTGCGCCCACATCGTCCCCACGCTCACCACGGCACCCGCCCCCGCCGAGCGCGAGGTCCAAGCCGCCTGA
- a CDS encoding nuclear transport factor 2 family protein, with product MTGSHRQDDRAAVEAVNTAFYEAMESGDFEAVSALWLDDGATPISCVHPGWPVLTGRGEVLRSYALIMANTEYIQFFLTDLRISLSGGTAVVTCTENILSGGPAEDGAELGPLVGQLVVATNVFRDTPDGWKIWSHHASPVLTETEDTDTGGPGVDGTEPPA from the coding sequence GTGACCGGCAGCCATCGCCAGGACGACCGGGCGGCCGTGGAAGCCGTCAACACCGCCTTCTACGAGGCGATGGAGTCCGGCGACTTCGAAGCGGTCTCCGCCCTCTGGCTCGACGACGGGGCCACCCCCATCAGCTGCGTCCACCCCGGCTGGCCCGTCCTCACCGGCCGCGGCGAGGTGCTCCGCTCGTACGCCCTGATCATGGCCAACACCGAATACATCCAGTTCTTCCTCACCGACCTCAGGATCTCCCTGTCCGGCGGCACCGCCGTCGTCACGTGCACCGAGAACATCCTGAGCGGCGGACCGGCCGAGGACGGGGCCGAGCTCGGCCCCCTCGTCGGCCAGCTCGTCGTCGCGACCAACGTGTTCCGCGACACACCGGACGGCTGGAAGATCTGGTCCCACCACGCCTCCCCCGTCCTGACGGAGACCGAGGACACGGACACCGGGGGCCCCGGCGTGGACGGCACGGAACCCCCGGCCTGA
- the folP gene encoding dihydropteroate synthase, which yields MSKTIDRGTAQGLPEWDRCAVMGVVNVTPDSFSDGGRWFDTTAAVKHGLDLVAQGADLVDVGGESTRPGASRVDEEEELRRVVPVVRGLAAEGVTVSVDTMRASVAARAVEAGAVLVNDVSGGLADPGMVPAVAAAEVPFVVMHWRGFSQNMNDLAVYDDVVAEVVTELRTRLDAVVAGGVAPERIVVDPGLGFAKLAPHDLALVAHLPELRALGRPLLVAASRKRFLGHVLTRDGATPPPARERDAATAAVSAIAAHEGAWAVRVHEVRATADAVRVARAVEGAR from the coding sequence ATGAGTAAGACGATCGACCGCGGCACAGCCCAGGGCCTGCCGGAGTGGGACCGCTGCGCGGTCATGGGCGTGGTCAACGTGACCCCCGACTCCTTCTCCGACGGCGGCCGCTGGTTCGACACCACGGCCGCCGTCAAACACGGCCTCGACCTCGTCGCCCAGGGCGCCGACCTCGTCGACGTCGGCGGCGAGTCCACCCGCCCCGGCGCCAGCCGCGTCGACGAGGAGGAAGAGCTCCGCCGCGTCGTCCCCGTCGTCCGCGGCCTCGCCGCCGAAGGCGTCACCGTCTCCGTCGACACCATGCGCGCCAGCGTCGCCGCCCGCGCCGTCGAAGCCGGAGCCGTACTCGTCAACGACGTCAGCGGCGGACTCGCCGACCCCGGCATGGTCCCCGCCGTCGCCGCCGCCGAGGTCCCCTTCGTCGTCATGCACTGGCGCGGCTTCAGCCAGAACATGAACGACCTCGCCGTGTACGACGACGTCGTCGCCGAGGTCGTCACCGAACTCCGCACCCGCCTGGACGCCGTCGTCGCCGGCGGCGTCGCCCCCGAGCGCATCGTCGTCGACCCCGGCCTCGGCTTCGCCAAGCTCGCCCCCCACGACCTGGCCCTCGTCGCCCACCTCCCCGAGCTCCGCGCCCTCGGCCGGCCCCTCCTCGTCGCCGCCTCCCGCAAGCGCTTCCTCGGCCACGTCCTCACCCGCGACGGCGCCACCCCGCCCCCCGCCCGCGAGCGCGACGCCGCCACCGCCGCCGTCTCCGCCATCGCCGCCCACGAAGGCGCCTGGGCCGTCCGCGTCCACGAGGTCAGGGCCACCGCAGACGCCGTACGCGTCGCACGCGCCGTCGAGGGAGCCAGGTGA
- a CDS encoding ABC transporter substrate-binding protein — MGGLVNRVSRVAGAVLGTTALAVALAACGGDSLEGGRKSSGGTGGASAGAEKGSLVVGAAAFTESKVLAELYAQSLRDAGYSASVTTVKNRELYEPSLESGEIDVVPEYAATIAEFLNAKVNGPKAPEDKPVASGDADATVEALRKLAEPRGLKVLAVGGAVDQNAFAVTEEFAEKNKLKTLSDLGRAKIKVKIAAGDECAVRPFCAPGLKKTYGIDVAGIDPKGVGTPQAKQAVKDGVDQLVLTTTTDATIENFGLVFLEDDKKLQNADNVLPVVNAKDAGAPGIAAALDKITKVLTTADLAELNRKVDAERAKPEDVAKDYLTAKGLLNK, encoded by the coding sequence ATGGGTGGTCTTGTGAACAGGGTCTCGCGTGTCGCGGGTGCGGTGCTGGGGACGACGGCGCTGGCCGTCGCGCTCGCCGCGTGCGGTGGTGACAGCCTGGAGGGGGGCAGGAAGAGCTCCGGCGGCACCGGCGGCGCCTCCGCGGGGGCGGAGAAGGGCTCGCTGGTCGTGGGCGCGGCGGCCTTCACCGAGTCGAAGGTGCTGGCCGAGCTGTACGCCCAGTCGCTGCGGGACGCCGGATACTCCGCATCCGTCACCACCGTGAAGAATCGCGAGTTGTACGAGCCCTCCCTGGAGAGCGGCGAGATCGACGTCGTACCGGAATACGCCGCGACGATCGCGGAATTCCTCAACGCGAAGGTGAACGGCCCGAAGGCGCCCGAGGACAAGCCGGTCGCTTCCGGTGACGCGGACGCGACGGTCGAGGCGCTGCGGAAGCTCGCCGAACCGCGTGGTCTGAAGGTGCTCGCGGTCGGCGGGGCCGTCGATCAGAACGCCTTCGCGGTGACCGAGGAATTCGCCGAGAAGAACAAGCTGAAGACCCTTTCCGATCTCGGCCGCGCGAAGATCAAGGTGAAGATCGCGGCCGGTGACGAATGCGCGGTGCGGCCGTTCTGCGCGCCCGGTCTGAAGAAGACGTACGGGATCGACGTGGCCGGCATCGACCCCAAGGGGGTCGGGACACCGCAGGCCAAGCAGGCCGTCAAGGACGGGGTGGACCAGCTGGTCCTGACGACCACCACGGACGCCACGATCGAGAACTTCGGGCTCGTCTTCCTGGAGGACGACAAGAAGCTGCAGAACGCGGACAACGTCCTGCCCGTGGTCAACGCCAAGGACGCCGGCGCACCCGGGATAGCGGCCGCCCTCGACAAGATCACCAAGGTCCTGACGACAGCGGATCTCGCCGAACTCAACCGCAAGGTGGATGCCGAGCGGGCGAAGCCGGAAGACGTCGCCAAGGACTATCTGACGGCGAAGGGGCTGCTCAACAAGTAG
- the folB gene encoding dihydroneopterin aldolase: MDRVALRGLKARGHHGVFPKEREEGQTFIVDLVLGLDTRPAAADDDLAKTVHYGVVAEEVVDVVQGEPVDLIETLAERIAQQCLSHPGVQEVEVVVHKPDAPITVPFDDVTITITRSRR, translated from the coding sequence GTGGATCGTGTCGCGCTGCGCGGCCTCAAGGCCCGAGGCCACCACGGCGTCTTCCCCAAGGAGCGCGAGGAGGGCCAGACCTTCATCGTGGACCTGGTCCTCGGCCTGGACACGCGCCCGGCGGCCGCCGACGACGACCTGGCGAAGACCGTGCACTACGGCGTCGTCGCCGAGGAAGTCGTCGACGTCGTCCAGGGCGAGCCCGTCGACCTCATCGAGACCCTCGCCGAGCGCATCGCTCAGCAGTGCCTCAGCCATCCCGGGGTACAAGAGGTGGAAGTCGTCGTCCACAAGCCGGACGCCCCCATCACCGTGCCCTTCGACGACGTGACCATCACGATCACCCGGAGCCGACGATGA